The nucleotide window TTGTGGAAGACTTGCTGAGACTGACGGTTTGATTTGGACGCGAGAGGCGAACGGGATGGCAACCGCCCACGATTACGAGGTTTCGTTTCGTTCCTTTTTGTTTCTGTCTTAGTGCCGTTGACCCAAGTGTTCAATCCTCAAGTAAATATTTATTTTGGGGACTTGTATCATGATAATAGGGTAGCCCGAGCGAATAGTTGAGATGATCGATAGGCTCTCGAGGTGTTATAGGCTCTTGATGACTGATCCGCGATCATCTCGGGGAGTAGCTTATTTATTGGAGAAAGCTCGAGTCATCCCGAGATGCGTCTTGATCTTTTGGATGTGCTTAGCATTGCTCTAATGTGCTCCTTAGACATGCCTATGTCATGTACAAGTGGTTGGCATCGGAGGGATGTCTTGATCGGACCTCTCCAACGCTCAAGTCAGTAGAGTATATGGAGGGGTTTTAGTAGAACTTAGAAGAGTTGAGATAGATATCGCTTGCCCCCATTTGGCTTGGGAGCCTGAGTTTTATACCTAAGAGATCAATGGCGTGAGACAAGCGATGGGTAAGGGTGTCCCTTACCCTGCTAGGAGATCATCGATGGTGGTAGCTGATGAGCACGTCCTTTGaatgatgatatcatgatatgATGCCCGTGATGATATACTTTGTCATGACTCTTGGCCTATCATAACGTTCGGTGTCTTCTATGCCCACGTATCTTTATAGACTGTGTTCTTGTCAACCGGAGCCGTTAATGGCCTTTAAGATGGCTAACCGACTTGCCACCACCCCGAGACTCCTCTTAGGGTCTACTATGAGGGGCTGACTCAGGATATGAGAGTGTGAGAGAGTGCCTCGGTCGCAAGTGAGTATTGTTGGAGGTCGCTCAGCCTTACTCTTAACCAATTGGTGTAATACACCCCCACAGAATCTTTGGTAAACCAATGCAATCGTAATGAGGTTCCGGTAGGTTCTTGCACATGAGTCCCTTTTCCATTGCTCCTCGATATTGACCCATCCATTTCGAACAACATCACTATTACATGAGGGGCCTTGCTGACCGAGCGCATGACGTTAAGGTATTGGTGGACGAATTGTCTCGGGTGAATGAGGGTCTCCAAGAGAGGGTTGTCGAGCTGGAGAAGAGGCTTCTCTCGTCGACTGAGGATGCTCCGATCGCTAAGACAATTGGTTTGCTGGGACAGGCTCGATGACAATTGGAAGATGCCTAGCAGCGTTTGGAGGTCCTGTGACAAAGGTTGGAGGACACTAAGGAGAGGGGCCACCATTTGGAGGACTATCTGTAGATGCACTTTGATAAGTTGATGGCCACCAAGATCGAGGCCCAGGAAGCTAAAGAGCTCATAGAGGAGGAGCGATGGTGAAATCTTGATTTGGAGAGAGGGGCGATGTTTCTAACAGGGTCTACTAAAATTGAAAAGGGCTTCATATCAATACAGGCACCTTTTTGCTTTGAGGCATTTTAAAGGTCAAGAACCCAAGAATAAGCGTTAAGGAGGACCCCTTTATTTAGTGGCCCAAAGATGTTTACATTCCTACAAAGGTGTAGGTCCCCTTTGATGACAACCCTGACTCGTCCTTCTCTTATGATTGAGTGATTATGTCGACGGcctcctttttgttttttttatttttgaagggCTTCAATCTGAGTCCACCGGATGTAGGGCCTATTGTTTTTTATGAGCCCTTAATTGTAAGTGTCGCTTGTCTCGAGATGATGAGTCCCCTATAGGTCACTTGGTAGGGTGATCTCAACTTGGTGtcacctttcttttggagtcaatCGGGTTGCTGACTTCAACTTTTCAAAGGGCCAAGTTTCCTACTCCGACCTATCATGGTCGAAGACACTGATTGTACAACTTGGCTATCACCTTCTTATATCTCAAGGATCGGAGGTGCACCTCAACCTTGAGCTCCACGACCAAGTTCAACTAGGCTCAGAGTTCCTCCTTAAATGTGGCTTCATCGAAGAATTCTGCTTGTGGAGTCAAAAGGACAACCTCGAGTGGAAGGGTTTGCCCGAGCTAGTTTTAGGAGTAGTTCGACGCTTTACCATTGTGCCTTAAGTCGAGGGTTTCTCCTTCATGGTGATCTCGTGGTTAAGCCTCGAGGTGGTTCTTGGCGTAGTCCCTTGTGGGACTCCTCATGCTGACTCGAGAGCATGGCCTCAATGGCCATATACTGATTGGCCCTTCGTAGCATTTCAAATATGGTTATGGATAAATTTTTCACCAATAACCAAAAGAAGCGAGTGAGCCTTAGACCCATCATAAAAGCCTAGGTCACCAACGAGGGGTGGGCATCTAGGACCTCTTAGATCTCACTGGTAAATAGGTTGACGAAGCAGGAGAGAGGCTCATCTTCCCTCTATCTCAACCCGAGAAGCGTGGTTGTGGATGGCTTTAGGCTCACATTGGTAAGAAAGTGATACTTGAACTCCTTCACAAGCTAGGGAAATGAGTGATCGAGAGGGGTTTCAGGTGGTTGTACTACTCTCAAGTTGACCCCCTAGGATCATTAAAAAATTTTGACACATTAGGGCATCCAATATGTCGAATAATAACATCTAAGCCCTGAAAGCTATAATATATTTCATTGGGTCAGAGCTACCATCGAGGGCCTCCAATACTAGGAGGCCTAAGTTAGTCAGGCAAGGCTCCTTCTGGATGCTTTAAGCAAATAAGGAGATGTTCGAGGTGTAGGACTCGCCCTTCAAGTATAGAAATTCTTGTTATACATCGTTCAGACACTAGTTCATGGCTCGAAGTTACGCTTTGAGTGAATCATCCATTAAGTCGATAGTCTATGTCCCCGATTTGGGCATGGCCACCCTATGGCACAATGGGGCACTGAGCTCCATTGTCGAGGGTATTTACCCTTTGAGAGCCACCTCATCTTGTCGAGGGTATTCCAAGGGCACCATCAAGGAGCTCATCGAATATACTCTTGGAGGCGAGAGGAGTAGTGAGAGTTATATAGTTGGTCATTGTCTCAGAgctacttgttgtatcaattggggcAAGAGAGGGTCGATCGCCCACATGACAACAAGTGTCTACACTTAATGGATAAGGCCCATGAAGGCATGGGATTGGACGAAAAGATGCCCTCACTGAATGCAGCACCTGATTCTCACATATATTGAATTACAACTAATATACCATAGTAGCATAAATAATATGTACATGGTACCCTCATTTTATAATATGATTTATGTTGTTTATAATTCATGAATGCGATAAATAATATACTCATATTTTTCTGTTTTTAAGATTAAAGTACATCCtttctaaaaatatcatttttactaTTCGACATAATGTTAGTTGAGCATGCATAAGTACCAATGTTTACATTAAGTATAACGTAGGAAGCCAAAATATACTAGCAGACTTAATATGAGGTTAAGTTATCTTAATATTTAGGGTGGAGCAGGAATATTTATATGCgatgataaataattaagatgaaaAATATCTTgagtattatatattttaaaatatttaattgtatGTAATGTCATAATATTATTGATACCATGAAAATATATGAACCTTGGGTATTTTTCGGATTAGATATATGAATTTTAAAGGATTAAAATCTGCATTTAAAGAGAAGGTGATTTTTTTGTTTCTGAGGATCTATTTGTAAATAAAGAAATACAGGGATTAAACTGTAAAAGTAAACAAATGGAGCGATTCTtgtcccaccgcctcccatgcacCTCTGTTCCCGCACGAGGAAACAAAGGAGGTGCAGTGTGTCggtggaagagaagggaaggagaggaagaaagaagaaggagaagagaagaagaagaaaagggaaaagaggCTGTGGCTAGGGCTGCGGCTgggagagaaggagaggaagaagggaaAGGGAAGAGAGAAGAGCAGGCGACTGCGCTCCTCTGCATTTCGCATGAGGAGCTGTGGCTGTGGAAGAAGAAgggaaagggagagagagagagagaaaaagaggaaGGAGCAGGGAGAAGCAGagaaagaagggaagaggagTCGGCGACTACAGCTAcgggagaaagaaggaaaaaggaagaaggaagaaataaaagaaaatactaCGCGGAAGATTAAAGGTTTTATGCGATTATGTTGTGTTTGCTAtatgtaagattaaatattttatgttagTATTTTAAAATACTATATATTTGACGTGATTTATGTCCATCCGATTAAAGTTACTAATGCTTATACTTACCGAGTAAATTATCATTATATACTCTATTTTATAAGTAAAGATATTAGCCCGTCACCCAAGTGATTGGATAGAAAAGTGAGTACCTGTAAGTCCATGTCAGCATAGATATAGATGATGATCTATAGGTAAATTTTGtataaagaattttaaaaatattatatgtgagatttttttttgtttgattaaatAGTATATAATTTTGTATCGGCATTAAAATTATTATGTATGGTCGAAGCCCAGACATTTTgacatatatatttgcatgttttaaattttaatattgtataCCTTCGATAGTAGTAATAATGTAAATAAAGGAAGCATGACATCCCACTTTAGTCTGGCACGTAGGGTATATATGGGATTTGGAGTCGGGTGTTACACTCAACCCCCGAGGGAAGAGACCAGGATCATTAGCTAGACGTTAGTAACATTTTGATGTTTGTGCTAAGGCGAAGGCGTCCACCTGAGGGAAGGAAGGTGGCTATCCTTCCTACCTGAAGGCGTTGAACATCAGCGAAGGTGCTTCCTCACCGGAGCATTTATTGAGGGGAGTCATTGATGGACATTATTGTGACATTCGGGTTATCCTTTTAGTACCAAAATATTATTATCTTGAGTATCGTTGATCGGAGACTCAACACAGCATGGTTTGGTCTCAAAGGCATAAATCCATCCTAGGGACCCATACCGAGGTGATAGGGTTGGTCAAAGTGGGCAACCGAGGTGGCAGATAGACACCCAAGGTGTTGCAAGCTCTCGACGATTGATCTATGGGCATCTTAGGGAGCAGCTTATCTATTGGAGGAAGCTCAGGATCGTCCCGAGATACGCCTTGATCTTCTAGAAGCACTTAGCATCACTCTGAGATGTTCCTTAGATGCATCTGGGTCTTGCATAAGCGATCAACATCAAATGAATGTCTCGACTTCGACTTTTTTGAGGCTCAAGTTAATAAAATAGGTTGAAGGAGCTTAATAGCTATCATAAGAGTTGAGATAGAGCCCACTTGCCCACATTTAATTAGGAGGCTAGATTTTATACTTGAGCGATTGATGACATGAGGCTAGCAATAGATCATAGTGTCCCTTATCCTATAAGAGAATCATCAATGGTGGTGATAATCGATGAGCATATCTTCTTAAAGATGATGTTAGAATACGACTCATGATGATATGTTTTATCGAGGCTCTTTGTTTGTCCTCAGCAAGCATGGAATGAGCCTCCTGTATCGTTCATTCGCGAGGAAGGGCCAAGGAAGTTACGTCATGCCGTATGGCTTCATCATATGCTACGGTGGAGGTAACTTCCCCGTTGTGGGGTTAGTTCACATCGCCGTTATTGTCACTGTACTTGATCGGGGTGTCGAACGACGAAGGGGTGGGTCGCATGGAACGGACGTGGTGGATGGTTTGGAAAGGGGACGGAAAGCGACGGGAGCGAAGGGGAGAAGCCGATGGACAGAGTTTGGATCAAGAAGTGTCGAGCTCTACCCTAGAAGATTACATCCGAGGGAAAGAGAGGAGAAACTCGAGGGCCGATGGGTGGCGACCTCGACGTGGGGGCGCATCACTCGGACGTGGTGGATGTTTTGGACGAAGGGAGACGGGAACAACGGGAGCGAAGGGGAGGAGACAATGCATACCGTTTGGATCAAGATGTTTAAACTGTGCCCTAATCGGTTGCATTCTAGGCAGAGTGGAGAGAATCTCGAGTGACATTGTTCTGAGGGAAGGGGTTGAATCGATTGATTTCCGGCGTTCAAGGATGACAAGACACAGATCCCTGGCCTAGAAGCAGAAATGAGGTTATCCTTCTTCTAACTTGCTTATTTGGTTCTCCCATTCTGCCTGTGAATGTTGATCGTTCTCGTTCTGTCTCCTTTGATGGCTAATTGTTGTTTACTGTGACTCTTAGCGATGCTAATCATGGTGGATAGTTACATTTCATTTTCTCAAATTTCCTGTGAATTCAGAGACATTCTCTAAGTCGTAAAGtttttattatcatatcatgCCCATAGAATCCGAGACTTGGACAAACCCTATCTAAAGGTCAAACCTAAGATCATAATGGATACAGGTCCACTTAAACCCTTTTCTAAAATCCACAAGACCCAGGTACAGTCATATCCCCACAAGAGGGATCAGGCTTTCATATAGCATGGAATTTTATGCTAACAGGGGATATATATCGACTGATGTAGGAACATACGATAGAGTTTTTAACTATCATTATATAATTTGGACGTAATTGGGTTACAAGAAGCTTGGAGCTATGATTTGTTCTCCTGAGTTGTGTGTGGCCGATAATTTGTGTAGACGAGCAGCTGCCTATGATCTTTGCTGACGATGGTAAGATCCCTAAAGCGGTGATTCATGCAATTTTGTAAAAGGGAACTAGTTGGACTGCTAATTCCACATTAGAAGGCTAAAATCTTTGCCAGTATGTGGACGATAGCACTTCTCTTCCCTATTGAGAAGCTTCACTGCAATGAAAACTGAAGTTTGTTTCAAGTTAAGGCCAAATATCCAATTATGAGTTAGGTAAGAGCTAGTAATTCATTTAAGTTTACTAAAAGCTGCTAAATATAATGGCATGGATGATTAAAATGATTTACGAACATTCATAAGAAAATATGGAATAACTTCTTTCCAAGGTTAACAAAGTTTTGAGACTCAGTTTTTTTGGGTTTTTCATATAATTCAGTAATATAGTTTCCTTTCTATAAAATTTAAAGGCCTAAAAGTGAATGAAGGGTAGTTTACAGGCTTAATTTGTGAGTCATGTATTCATGAATCAATGAAACTGAATCTTTGCTGAGTGTAGCATTAGATCAGATTTCTTTTGAACAACTAACTGATAGTTTTTCTTTTCCCATTATTTTTGAAGACTCTATGATCTATGACCATGAACTTAATTATCAAAAAAGAATTATGACCATAACACATGGTATTCTTCCAGTTTTGGTGCGTATCAACTAGACAGATGTGCTCTTGACACTAGGGGTAAGTGTTGTGATTGTTTTAATGTATGATAACATAAGGGTAAAATTAACTAGATCCAAGTAGGTTTCACTACAGCATACCTGATAAACTTAAGAGATGCAAAATATTGAAACAATTAGCAAAAGATGATATGATTCCCAAGAACAACCTTTTGTCATCCTTGAAACTGGTTTTCATATTATTACATGTACTTTTCTTTAGAAAGAAGCCGTACTTGATTGTCTTTGGTGAAAATCTTCCTTTGAAATTCAGTGTAGCTTATTTATGAAAGTAGCAAGTATTTTGATGTTCCAGTCGAAATGTAACAAAGAGTTCTCATGCGTGCGCGCATATATGTTTTGTGCGTGTGACCATGGTAGGATTTAATTTTTTGAAGGTATGGCTAAGCAAAGTTCCTCACACATGCTTGGGTGGAAACAAAGGAAGCCAAATTTGGATTATAAAGATCAAAGTCAAATTAAATTTTCTTGTAGATCGAACtcagtatattcatgatcaatcagaACTTGGATCATATCTCTAAGACTACTAGTTTTCTTCATATGTAAACCCCAAGAACTTCTCATAAGCTTATCGTTTTCCTTTCCAAATGTGTCTTCTTCTTGCCCTAATTGTGCGGATGGTTCCAGATATTGCACTTGGTTACCAAATGAGAGTTGATTTTGATGCTCCTCATTGAGTCCCAAGTTTTGTTGCTTTCTCATACGATGCTGATGAGAACCAGATTTGATTTCCACTCGAATAGGTCGCATCTGGAATGGTAGCACTTCTGCAACTCATTGATCATTAACTCTGAAACAGGCATTTGACTTAGTTCATTGTTCAATACATCAAATAAATTGGATTCATGATACAAATGTCATTATATTTTGTGCTTGCTTCTTCAGTAGTGAAAAGTCCAACATGTGAGTTCTTATATGTTATGACTGCCGTTAGGGATTTCCTTCGATTAAGGTTTATGAACTCTATGTTGAATCTTCATATTTTTATAGAATTCTTGGTTACCATAGCAAAAATTCAAGATTCTCCATTATATAATTGTTGTTCTTATCATATAATTGCTTTTTAAATTGGTTTCCTACTTTTGATGAAGATGGAATTCTGCTTCTTGATGTCAACATAATTCTAGGAGCTGGAGATTATTGTGCATGGGCAGCACTTCCAGTTTACACACAAGGAGAGCCAACAGAAGGTGTGGGCAGGTATATCCTCCCAGAATAATCTAAGGAAATTGCATTATGCTGCTTCCATGTTTAGAATCAATTCCCCAAGTTTCCGCTTGTTGTTCATAGCCTCCGTTTGCTTCGTTTCTTGATCGTATCCTTTTATGTTTTTGCAATGATCAAAGCTGTTTAAAACTACATAAAGTTGCCTTTTATGTTTCTTGATATTTGAATTAGGTCTATTCTGGATTCATCAAACACCATGTTGGTGAAAGTTCGATAACTTCTTCTCTGATTTattttttactattatttttGCCCCTGTGGTTTGCAAGTGATTGGGCGTGTATGTGCTTAGGGGAATATCTATATATACTTAAAACACGATGTTTGTGTCGTAATGTTGATCTGAGTCTTGTTGAGAATCAAGGAAAATGCCTTTCGCTATAACAAAGTTACTTCATTAATTCCAGTTCTCATTCATGGTGTGACTTTGTCCAGTATCTACATCAACTTGTTTTAGAACAAAACAAGCACAATCTTTTGCTAAACATTGGCCATAACTGATCCAAACATCTGTTCATGATCCATCAGGTCGTTCGTCACTGACAAAGGTAATCGAAAGCCCACGAGGAAAAGAAGGGAATGCTGTAAAAGGTGAAACTCTCATGTCACCATACAAATTTGCCACGTTCATTGTAATCAACAACAGAAAAGAAATGAGAAAAGCCAGAGAGATTCTGGTCATCTTAATGATTTCTCATCTCCATCTTCCCAGGTTAGCAACGCCGGCGTTTTTGCTCTTTCACCGCCAGTCAAGGCAATCTGGTGCTGCTACGGGGAAGCTCAAGAGATATAAGAGAATAATAGTAAGTCTTTCAGTACTACGAATTCTTCCTCGTCGGCGTCGTCGGCGCCCTTTTCCATTTCTCTCTTAGGTCGACGACGACCACGCTGATGTTATCTGCGCTGTGCCTCGCAAAGGCCAGCTTTGTCAGCAGTACGGCCGCGTCTGAGCATGATGCATCGCCGCCAGCGACTTCCTCTTCTTCGTCGCCGCCGCCCTGCAGGCACATCCTTGCGATGTCGCAGGCCGTCTCGTTGGTCACCACGTCCCACAGCCCGTCGCTCGCCAGGATCAGGCACTCGTCGCCCTCCTCCCTATCCAACACCGTCACCTCCGGCTCCGATATCACGTACGGCTTCAAATAACTGTCCCCTGTTTTTATGGTTCATGTTTTTACGATCGACTGATTAGCCCCACAGACTTCCAGATACTcggatggaggaggaagaagaaacagCGGACTTGGAGCTTACCTATGGCTCGAGACATGGCGAGCACGCCAAGAACCCTCGCCCCGTCCCAATAGATCACTCGACCCCCAGCGGCTTCGATCCGCTGCAGCTCGTCCTCTCGGTCCGGCTGCAAAATTTGCACATCATCAGAACCGTTACTTGTGTCGGCTGCCCGCCGGGCTAATTTACTGGTGGAAGGAGAAAAAAGAGATCCCTTTCCCTTCGATACCTTGTGGTCGGAAGAGAGGGGGATGGGGGCGCCGTTGCGGCAGAGGACGGCGCGGGAGTCGCCGCAGTTGGCGACGACGATCCGGGTGGGGCTGACGACGGCGACCACGGCGGTGGAGCCCACGTGGTCACACCTCGGCGGCTGGAGCTCGCATCGGCAGTCCTGGCTCGGGCGCTCACCGCTCCCGTTCACCGCCTCCGCGTCCACCCGAGCGAAGCTCCTCTCCATCGCCACCCTCCATGCCTGCGGCGATGTAGCGGCACCCGACGCAAGCGTCTCTACTTCCTCCGCCACCACCTCGTGCATCCGATCGCTACACAGCGACGCCACCTGCAAAGCACGGAAGAACATATCAGCTACTGGAGAAGAACAGGAAGAGAGTTGGAAAGGGACAAGGGGACTATCTTACGTGAGAGCAACCATGACCATCAAAGACGCCGAAGAAATGGTGCCTCGCCGAAACCCCATCGTCTCGCCGAACAAAGTCGGGACGGATGGAGACGGCGTCCTCCATGTCCCTCCTCCGCCCGCGGACCGCAGCCATCCCAAACCTCGGGCGCCGACCGGACGTCCCCAATTCCGCGGACGCCATAATGGGAGGCTCCAGACTCGGGCTCCCACCCGGTGTCGTTCCAGACTTTTCCGCGCTCCCGGAGGAGCTGCCGCCATCCATCCTCTGCCGCTTTTCACTGGGTTCGTCCTCCACCGCTGGTGCCTCCACCCCGGCGACGAAGCTGAGCCGCCGGATCTCCATCCGGCGCCGCCTCGCCGCGCGTGATCCCGGCTCGCAGGACTTCAAAGCCGCCGTCTCCACGCCACAACAGATCTCCGCCATTATCGAGGTACACACAAGAaaatagaaacaaaacttggtaccCTTCGCTCTCTCTCGGTCTCGAATTCGAACCGGTGGAAGGTAAAAGAGAAGCAGCCGAGCGTCAGCCGTGGCTCCTCAGAAATAAGTCACACTCAGCACACTACGCCGACGTGTCTACCCGCCTTCTCATTGGGCAAGAAGGTTTCACAATCAGTTGGTCCTACACGAATACCGTCGTTTTCTCCAACCGAAATGCAGGAAGATGAGACGGTGCCCAGAGACGTATAAGAAAGACGTGGCTCATGATTTGCTTCCACGTGCCACCTGTTCCCCCAACAGAGCGGACGAATCCGAAGCGTCCATCGTGGTCGGTCTCACCTCTCTCGCTCCTCTTCTCGACGCGTGTACAGGCGTGGGGTGGGAGGCGAAAGCGTCGTGGCTTATCTGACACGCATGTGGTCCCCGAAAACGAAAAGGTAATGCCACTATTCTAAATTAAACCGGATCGATCGGTCGGGACTCGCCTTGCCTTTCGATCAAACGGTGTGGGAACGCATCACGTGGATGCTTCGG belongs to Musa acuminata AAA Group cultivar baxijiao chromosome BXJ1-11, Cavendish_Baxijiao_AAA, whole genome shotgun sequence and includes:
- the LOC103972274 gene encoding probable protein phosphatase 2C 68 encodes the protein MAEICCGVETAALKSCEPGSRAARRRRMEIRRLSFVAGVEAPAVEDEPSEKRQRMDGGSSSGSAEKSGTTPGGSPSLEPPIMASAELGTSGRRPRFGMAAVRGRRRDMEDAVSIRPDFVRRDDGVSARHHFFGVFDGHGCSHVASLCSDRMHEVVAEEVETLASGAATSPQAWRVAMERSFARVDAEAVNGSGERPSQDCRCELQPPRCDHVGSTAVVAVVSPTRIVVANCGDSRAVLCRNGAPIPLSSDHKPDREDELQRIEAAGGRVIYWDGARVLGVLAMSRAIGDSYLKPYVISEPEVTVLDREEGDECLILASDGLWDVVTNETACDIARMCLQGGGDEEEEVAGGDASCSDAAVLLTKLAFARHSADNISVVVVDLREKWKRAPTTPTRKNS